The nucleotide window GTCTCCGATGTCGTCGACATGGTGACATCCCGCGACCTATACGCCATTGTAAATGTGCACCACGACAGCTGGACGTGGGCGGATTTGACGGCATCTGGTACGAATGTGACGGCTGTGGAGGAGAGACTGGGAAAGCTGTGGAGCCAGATCGGGGCGAAGCTGGCGTGTAAGAGTGAGAAGGTAGCGTTTGAGCCTATCAATGAGATTCCGGGGACGACGGCTGAGCATGGAGCGGAGGTTAATCGGCTGAATGAAATCTTTTTGAAGGCGATTAATGAGGCAGGGGGATTCAATTCGAAGAGGGTTGTTACGCTTGTGGGTGCGGGTGAGGATGGGGTTAAGACGAGTCAATGGTTTAAGAGACCGGATTCCAAGTGGAAGAATCCGTGGGGGATTCAGTATCATTATTATTCGCCTTGTAAGTCTCCATTCTCTTACTTTAAAAGTGTTGGTTCATTGCTAATGTGGACTAGACGACTACGTCTTCCAAGCCTGGGGAAAAACAACATGGGGCTCCGACGCAGATAAAGCCAGCCTCGAAGCTGACATCGCCGCCGTACGCGGAAACTTTACTGATATTCCCCTCATGATCGGTGAATGGGCTGTTTCGCCAGTCGCCACAGAGACAGCAGCGCGATGGCGTTACTTTGACTTCTTCGTTCGCACTGCCGCAAAGTACAACACTTCCACCATCCTCTGGGATAACGGAAACGACTTCCTAGACCGCGCGAAGCATACCTGGCGCGACCAGGTGTCCATAGACATCTACCGCAATGCTTTCCAGGGCATCCCCAACGCGTTACCGCAGAGCACGACGGATGGCTCGGTAACGACGCAGCAGACTTCAGCGTATATCTTCCACCGCAAGAACGATGCAGTTGCGAGTGTGACGCTGCCCTTTTCCTTCAACGGGAATAAGTTGAGTAAGATTAGCAAGGGAAGCAAGCAGTTGGCTAGCGGCAAGGACTTTTCCTTGCAAGGCGAGAGTATCACTTTCTCGGCTGCGTACTTGCAGTTGATCCTCACACCGGCGGCTGGAACGGGTAGTCTGGCGAACTTGACCTTGACTTTTAACCGTGGTGCGGCTCTCCAGGTTGATGTCGTTCAATTTACTACGCCGACGCTAGCTAGCATCTCTGGATCCTTACCAGCAACAGGCCAGGATCTCCTCCTCCCGCTGACTTGGTCTGGGTTGAACCGACCAGCTGCTGTAAAGGCGACGAAGGCTGATGGCACGTTTTTGGTAGATGACTGGACACAATATCTGGGACCACTACAGCAAGGTCGTATGACGTATAGCAACCAGTGGGATTGGACGGCACAGGGCGTCTTGATCAAGGCTGCTGCTCTTGATGCTGTTAGGGCGGCGGGGCAGAGCACGACGTTCACTTTGGAGTTTTATCCACGTCAGCCTGGGAATGAAGTCAAGTATACCGTGACAGTATAGAGGTATGCAAAATACAAGTGGACTATGCAAAGCTGGTATCCAGGACCTGGTAGGAGATATAATGCTATATATACTCAAGCAGATGCTACCGTATATCGTGTTCCCACTCTTCCAACGCCGACCTCAATCTGACTTCGACGTCTGGTTCGGCCCAAAAGTGCCCTGCGCCAGCAACCTCGACGCTGGTAAATCGTGACGTAGGCGCTGCCTTGAGTTGATCGGACCAGTCTCGGATCTTCTTTGCCGAGGAAAATATATCCTGGTCTCCATAAATAGCAAGGCATGCATGCTTCGCAATGACCTCCTGATAATCTTCCCTAGATTTACTCCAAATTTTGTAACCCAATGCTGGTGCCACCACAGTAGATACAGGCGGTGTCAACGGCGAGATGAGAATATAACGAATGTTAGGCATGGTGATGGACACACTCTTCGTATCTGGTGTTGATATTGCTTCATTGTGGTCGTGCCGCCTGTGACTAAGGCTTCTCAGCCGCGTTCGTATCTCTAGACGCGTACCTCCCTCAAGGTTTCTCTTGACGTCCCTGCTGCTTCTCCTTTTATGTGGGCTGGTTTCTTCTCCACCAATCATGACTGGACTGGTCAGATCGTGACCTGAGCTGCTCTTCCTCGCTCGGGTCTCATCTCGAGCGAGGTTTATCCAATCCAGATTGCTCTGGGCTGCCAACTTGCGCGCACGAAGAATTATCTCGTCGGCCGCAGAGCCCGCCAACGGGGCAGAGAAGGGTTGTAGTATGGTAGGTACAGGCGGTAGGTTCTTGAGAATGAGGGAGCCATATGAGTACCCTCCTAACACGACTACAGGACAAGTATCCGGTTGTGTCTGCGCTGCTTCTCGCATTTCAGGTGGTATTGGCGACTGTTTGGGCGTGAAAGCGACACCGGGAGTCTTTGTAAGATGCGGCTGGATGTAGGACATGTAATGCATGAAGAATGCAGCGAAGGAATTGTAATCGTCCAGCTCAGGTCTTCCGGACCAGCTGGTACGTCCTTTAGACGTGTTTGCACCTCTAATAGCTATGAGTTTGCTATTATTGTGTCAAAGCCTCTTACAGACGCATACCTGAAGTTGAACGTGCCCACCATCCACCCAGCGTGTAGAAACTCCTCTACCACGATACCCACTACCCGATCATCGTAGCTGCCACCCATTGAAGCATACGGATGTGCCATGACGATGCCCCTTCTCTTCCATTGTACGATTTCACTCGAGTCTTTCGGCTTAAGTAGGACATCGGGGTGGTATAGGCGGCAGTCGAGCGTCGTATCATCGTGTATGGAGGGTATCGTGAAGCTGTAATGGGCATCTGGTGGGCGACGCATCTTCTGGGCCGAATCGAGACCCAATCAGATTATTCATTGCATGCTTATGATTAATAATGCTTATTCGCAACTCGTTCGACTTTGGATGTGATAGTTGTAGGATGCGGACGGGAGCATTCGGGAGTGTGGGGCCGCTGGGAGAGCGCGTGAGGCAGGATCCGCTTAGTCATCGTCAATAGTACCAACTGCTTTCGGTAGACTTTCCCATACGAACGAAGGTTGACCAGAAAGGAGGTTTCTTAAGTAGAGCATCTAACTCATCTGTATACATACATCATTTTTTTATGTCTTCGGCCATGTAGTCGGATCTGTTGAGGTGCAAGTACTATTATACACCCGAGTACCTGGCCACAGTCGTCAGAGGAAGCGATTACTGCTTGGATAAATATTCATGTTATATAATAAGCGCTTATCCGTTATTCCCTCTATGCTTCAGTCTAGTTGGGTACTTGCTATACTCTGCCCGAGCAGATGATACAGCTGTAAGCGCGTGCTACATCAGAGATAGCAGGCAAAACACTGTGACGTCGTTGAGGTCTCTCAGGACCATTGTGTCGATTGCTTCATTTCTTTGAAGACGTCAACATCCAGCAGTCGGTAATCTACGGGTTCGATATGACCGAGATAGTCATTCCGTTAGGGCGAGTTCGCATAAACCTTGCGTCATCACCAGCCCGCCACAGCCACGCGTCCATTGAATCTGCAGGTCCCCCTCGGAGCATTGTTCTTATTCCGTCATGTATTCAGGCACATGCACTGAATGAACACCGTAACCTTGGATTGGGTATTTTTAGATTCTAAGATTGACCTATGTCTTGTACACGCAATGTGGCTCGGCTCAACTTCGGTGACTTTACTTGGGTATGGCTCACTACACGAACCCGATTTGGGAAGATCCGCATCCGCTCACACCTCGACTAAAGATCTCCCTCAGTCAAAACAACAGATAGCTCGCGCAACCAGCAGAGCGCGCCGACATGCACCCAAACGAAAAAACACGATTTTTATCACCGCAAGGCTACAACCAGTTTCGATATCGGCCGCTGAATCACGCGGATGGCGAGGACTTTCGCCTCTTGTGTCTTTATCCAGGCGAGTGGCACGAACCGGTTCGATGCGACCTTCTTCATTCCAACATCGACGCCGACATCGAGTATGAAGCTGTTTCGTACTCATGGGCATCCGAAGAGGGAGATGATAGCCTATCACAGCGGATCTCATGTGCTTACATCGGGGAGGAGCAAACGGCGGATCTTCTAGTAACCTCAAACTGTGCCTCTGCACTACGCAGGCTGAGACTCGCATCAAACGAAAGGATGCTGTGGATTGATGCCATTTGCATCGATCAAGCCAATACACAAGAACGAAACCATCATGTCGAGCTCATAGCAAAGATCTACTCAAGCGCTTCTCAGGTGTTGGTGTACCTTGGAGAAGAAGACCTAGGCTTTGCTTCTCAGAGCTTATGGTTAGACAGCGAGCGACGCCAATCGGCTCTCAAAAGGCTTTTTTCAAAGAGATGGGTTTCAAGGGTGTGGGTGATTCAGGAGGTTGCATTGGCACAGAAGGTAGTAATGGTTACTGGCGATGCCACGTGCCAAATGGACGCGAGCCTAATGTGCCGTATACGAGGAAGAGCCAGGGCCTATGGTTTGCAAGTCCCTGGTCCGCTAGCTTGGGATCCGCTGGTCAGTGCTCCCACAAGAGATCTCCTCACATTGTTATACATGACACGGGGTTGTCGTTCCAAAGATCCCAGAGATAAAGTGTACGGGCTTTTGGGTTTAGTTGGGGAACGCCTACAGAATCTGATTGCGATCGACTACTCTCAAAGTGTGGAAGAGGTTCTAACACGCACGGCCGCCGCCATTATCATCTGCCAGGAGGATCTCGAAGTTTTGGCATATGCATCGTTATCCCTTGGGAGCAGACATGCAGCGAATAGACTACCTACGTGGGTTCCGGATTGGACCGAGCATCGCGGTGACAACACGCTGCACTCTCAATTTCAACAACCTAAGATCGGCCCCTGGAGATCCTTGGAAAAGCTATCTGGCAGCGAAACTCGTGCTGCGGAGCTCACCAAGCTAGACTGGGGAGCAGCGGTTCATATCCCCTCGAATTGGCCCGTTGATAGCTTTTCGAGTCCATTCGTAACAGCTAGGGCTCATTGTCTCGCGACCATCGATGGTACGACGAGACAAGTGAATTCTCACAGGCCAACATGGCAAGATGCTCAAGATTTTAGCCGCGGGTTAATGGCTCTGATTGACAAGAATCTCGGATCGAAATTCGACTCACAAGTATGGCCTTTACAATATCAGTGGCTATTCGATCCTTCGTACGCTCGCCCCATCTCTGCACAGCACCAAAGCCCCGACAAGCTCTACTGGACCAGTCTACAGCAGTTTTGTCTCGAACTCAATAAGATGGGAAAAGACAAGTACATCTTCCGGGCCGGCATTCTTCCTGCGATATCGAGTCACGACTTTCAGGAGGGCGACACAGTTTGGGCCATTGATGGCTGCACAGTCCCGCTGATTCTCAGAAGGTTTAAGAGCCTTAATCACGAACGTATGGATGCATGGGGCTATATAATTGTTGGAAATTGCTACCTCTTTGCCTTGTCACATTTGGATTGTTGGGCCACATCAGGGACGGGGCTCGAGCAGCGATGGGATTTTGAGCCATTTCGCCACATGGATCCATTGGGTACGCAGACAATTAAGATTTATTGATGCTAGTTCTCCTTGGACTTCAGCATCAGCCTTCAGCCTTTCCATGATTGCCGATTGCCGATTGGTCAGCACAGTCACCAAGATGCATAGCCCATGCCACCATTAAAACCTGCAACCGCGCCTGCTGCTTTGCATCCATTCAACACAACTCTCGCAAGGGCCAAACTAACAACAACTTTTACATTCATGCAACCATCGAAAGAGGGCTCTATCCCAAAATGTCTGGAGTCGCATGTAAACACACGGATGTATGTCGATTCGACGGCGTCAGGCTTTGCTTGAGTTGTGGTACGACGGAATTCGAAGTCTCGTTCTCGGACAAGGCTATCTGCCTGGCAGACGGTTGCTACAAGTATACTTTGCTTGACTACAAATGCGGTCGCCAAGTTCGCCTTATCATCCTTCTCCCGGGCGCCTGGGAAGATTCCCTTCGATGTGAGATCAGACATGTCAATCTGGACGACGATCCAGTATACGATGCAGTATCCTACACTTGGGCAACTAAAGCTGGAGACGCGTCTCTCTCCAAAGTTGTTCAGTGTGTACATGGTGGCTCCATCCTCATCACTCCCAACTGCCATTCCGTTCTTCGTCAAAACAGACGATGGGGAAAACGAACACTTTGGATTGATGCAATATGTAAGTGGTAGCCAGAGACCGTAGTACGAATTTCGGCTGACTCCAACTTGCCAAATAGGTATCGACCAAAAGAACACGAGTGAGCGCAGTCATCAGGTTGGGTTTATGGACCTCATTTACTCCAAAGCTCGGAGTGTTCGTGTCTGTATTC belongs to Pyrenophora tritici-repentis strain M4 chromosome 10, whole genome shotgun sequence and includes:
- a CDS encoding BglC, Endoglucanase: MKVSRTSAALLLNSILASAQSNTTSITCPSSSKFTSISAGTFFSRINPGWNVGNTLDAVETEGSWNNPPVVAATFDDAKRAGFKGIRIPVTWAYHFTSQSPDWTVDPVWLQRVSDVVDMVTSRDLYAIVNVHHDSWTWADLTASGTNVTAVEERLGKLWSQIGAKLACKSEKVAFEPINEIPGTTAEHGAEVNRLNEIFLKAINEAGGFNSKRVVTLVGAGEDGVKTSQWFKRPDSKWKNPWGIQYHYYSPYDYVFQAWGKTTWGSDADKASLEADIAAVRGNFTDIPLMIGEWAVSPVATETAARWRYFDFFVRTAAKYNTSTILWDNGNDFLDRAKHTWRDQVSIDIYRNAFQGIPNALPQSTTDGSVTTQQTSAYIFHRKNDAVASVTLPFSFNGNKLSKISKGSKQLASGKDFSLQGESITFSAAYLQLILTPAAGTGSLANLTLTFNRGAALQVDVVQFTTPTLASISGSLPATGQDLLLPLTWSGLNRPAAVKATKADGTFLVDDWTQYLGPLQQGRMTYSNQWDWTAQGVLIKAAALDAVRAAGQSTTFTLEFYPRQPGNEVKYTVTV